GGCGTTTAGATTTGAACATTTGAATTCTCATGTTTTGTTGATTTCAACTGgatcatataaattatatgactTTTCAATATCACTCGCTTAATCATCATGAGAACATCTGACCATTATGATTACGACGTAACGTATTTCACTAGGAGACGATGGGCAATCGCGCAATGTCGAAAGAGCTCGACGTCTGATGTATGTGTATGCCCGCCCCGTGTATATATGtccttttcttctctattcATTCTCGTTACCGCTACTATTAAAATCATCTGGAGGATTCGCTAATTTGTTTCAATTAAGCcaacttatcttttttttttttaagccaACTTATCTTTGTTgaatttcttttcaaaatcctCGTTCAATCCCATCGACTTTGACATATGTTTCAATCATGTGAAGTTAACTTTATCGACCTATCTCAAATCCAAACTAGATAGATCGATCATCGACTTCGATCTTACGCATTCCTCTTAGTCCATATAACCAAAACTGAAAGTGAAATAAAATAACCATCATAGCTATTCCAAATTAAAGTTTGGACACATGTACGTTTTAATACATtataaagaagaaaaagcaAATCAACATCAACTttatgaaaaggaaaaaaatgattGAAATAGCAACTGAATTCGATTTTCTTTACACAATGTTTACCCGatgaaaaatacaatataaatgtCTATGTCAATAAAacattagtaatttttttatatttgtttagaCGTATTGTTTGTAGGAACAACTTATTACATTCATCCAAATTCAGAGATTCAATCGACCTGATGGTTTTTTGGTAAGATATTGTTTCTAGGGTACATTGTATCATTATCATTTGATTCACTTGAATATGTAGTCTGAGACTTGATTTGTGTTTGCTACAAAGTGGTCATGCATTGTGCTGTTAAAGGCAATCTACTTTCATTCTCATGCTCTTTACTGTATTGAGATTCATGTGACTGGTTTCATACGACATTCATGTCACCTCCTTGTCATCATCATCGTATCTGTTTTTGTTTCCACCTCCTTTGCTTTTCTAAGCTTGAGATTATCATGGGTTTTGCTTTAAACCGATTTTAAACGTGCTTTGGGCATGACTCAGGTTGTGGAAAGTTCAGATGTTGTATCCAAGCTTGTGAAGTTTACTGAACAAAGCAAAACCATGAAGGAGATGTTTGGTCTGGCCTTCACGCATCCTTCCTTGTTGACATCTCAGAAAGCGCATGGTTCAAGTGTTTTTTTGCAGGTTATTGCTGGTGTTACTGGCAAGAAACATAGCTAAATACATGCAATGATTTTCCCCTGTTTTCCTTACATTCAGATTCTCTCTGTCTTTAACTCATTCCATTCTCAAATGAAATATGCTAAGTCCTCATGTTGTTTTTTACATAAAGGCTTGTGTGTAAAGTACACTGTTCAATCTTTTTATCACATGTATTCGGTTCTAAATGACCAAACGAAAAGCTTTAAACTTTTGTTGCCACATGAAAGTGCACATACATACATCacaaagatattaatttacattatGATGAAATTGCTAGTTTTACAAACACTCTTAATAGCTCTTTTACATCAACTTGATCCTCAATAGGTAGACCAAAAGATGATCAGTATTTGCTTGTTAATTGTAATGCACTTGAACATATATgcttatgataaatattttgatatattatattgttttaatttagcttatgatttatgaaaaaaaaatgttgttataTTTATAGACTATATGTATTATTTAGCTTTTTATTTGtgataaatttgtaaatttgactaaaaatttatgataaaaatgagttgttaaatttgtaaatttgactaaaaatttattaccaataaattataatatttggatagatgtaaatatatttaaactatattttatttatttaaaatataattttacaaatttaaactaCATGTTTCTTATATCTGTAACATATATTTGCCTTATTTGTTTGAGGTGCTAATTTcgaaaattaaatgtatgatttagttttatgacaaaaatattgttatatttgtatatttgaccaaaaaatattaccaaGTAAACATAATACTTTTGtggatttaaatatatttaaaatacattttatctatttaaaagacaatgttacaaatttttaaaaataaaatatgaataaaatgataatagCCGCAGCGTCTGTCAAACGAACGGTATTTAATTTTGCTTTctgcgtcggcgtcagcgtcggcgtcaaCTTTCTGCGTTTTCGAAACGAACAACAATctgcgtcggcgtcggcgttagcgtcggcgtcggcgttagcgtcggcgtcagcgtctaTGAAACGAACATCAGATAAACGAGTTTGACGCAGtcgccgacgccgacgccgacgctgacaTCGACGCTGAAAcctgcggcaaccaaacgaacagggcTCTAATGGTTTTTTGGTAAGATATTGTTTCTAGGGTACATTGTATCATATTGGAGAGAGCGACATAACCGTCCACTGGATAACGAGCAGCATTGCAATTTCTACTTATCAAAATGATTGACAAAAacgtttaaaattttttttcaagaatTTAAGGTACATGAACATATTTCTCCAATTTTAGTCTGCCACAAGCTCAGCTTAACAAATACAAACCATTGCCTATAATCAAAAGAATGAAACAACTAGAAGTTtaagcaaaaaacaaaaaaaaatccaacagCTCGAAGTTTAAAGATCTTCCTAGcttttgatccgcccttaaaagagcgggtatattttttgttttaatttaatttttgatatttttttctttctgattatattttttttttggtaatcatatttttgtataaattttaatcaaaatatattttattaaacaatagcaatttaaaaattgattccgTATCGCACGATTAAGGCTGGATTACGGATTGAACTCGtccgctgacccgccaacccgcaggtttttaattttgttttggttataaaatatgatccgcacaacctgcaaacaaataattttgtacccgcaTCCGTTCTGCTTAATTTTAAGGTTATCCGggggttatatatatttttaaatcattatttaatttaatttttataaaaaatatatttataataataaattatacatgatttaaataagGGCGAGAGTATTTATAGCTTCCCCTCGAATTTATGTTTAGCAGTTATCATTCTTAACcatttactttataatattactCAAACTCTTTTATCAGTTATATTAATATGCAGATAAGcagttacatattttttttttaaattggacacaACTATTATCAAGAGGGAATGATCCTATTTTAATGGTATTAATCATAAATACCGCCTTAAAAAACGTGATAACTGATTTTggtagaaaaaaattataatatggtCAGCGTTTTAATATGGTCAGCGTTTTgcgttttaacaaaaatatattgatatattgaAAAATCGTTAAAATAGGAAGAGAGGTAGTTAAATAAATAGGAAGAGATCGTTGCAATATATTGATAAGAAGCAGTAACTGAATTtggataaattaattatttgattcctgaaatgtattttttaattatttttggataaatttaattatcctgaatttggataaataaattaattatttttttacataagTATTTGttctattaattttgttataatataagacccattaaactaaatgagtttatatatatatttgattcctgaaatgttattgtttgttatataaatactcagaatttaaattagatatgAGTCTTATTATTAGGTAACAAATAGgagtaaaagaaaatatattaacccttttgaataaagaaaaacatatacgttatattatttttggggGATAAGCATTGAATGAACTATTATGGAGTAAATAAATACATCACGTTTATATTTAAATGCAATTTGATGATTCTATGTAGTATTTAAGAGGTGGTTACTTAGATGCAGTTAACAAATAATTGTTACAccactaaacaatatttataaagtgaTTATGGTTATTTAGGtgcagttataaaaattaaaagatggacataacttactatcaaTTGGTTATGTttaagaattaatagaatagatatccTAAATATAGTCTCAAAAAAATGCATTTAtcgtaacaatttttttttaatatagtttgCTGTAACAAGGCAAAAAATATTGCTACATGAATTCAAATGCCCTGGAAGCTAAACCCAAAGACCATAACATTATATGATTATCTAACCACAAActatttaaaatgataattattgtgggttttttatattagttttaataaattaactagattttgaccccaCACTTTCAAAGTGCAGGATTATTTCTGAAACAAATTAAATTGAtatgatataaattttcatttttgattataacattttaaatgttacacatgaaatattatattcagTGTTCTGAAACACGATCTGGATCCGCGGTTAAACTGACAAAACCGATAACTCTATATGCAATCCATTTTTTTAAACTCgttatttaaaaactttataaaactcGCAAAAACCCGCTAAAATCTGAGACCCGACTATCGGTTGAACCTGTTGATGACCCATTATATGATACAATTTTGacttaaattttcatatttaaagtattttaatttatgaatatttagaTGAATAGTTGATATATTATAAATGTGATGCTCTAATTTTACAAAAGTTTGTCATACAATTTTTAGTGAAACTAACTTATCATTTTAAAGAGTAATGGATCAATATTTGAGAGGACGAATACTAAAATAGACATAGATTTGAGCATCATCGATTCGTATACGGTTATTACAATATAACTGcttatttatttagtttgcttttatttttcacatgttattagaattttttcgatgttttgtttttggtttattttaaatttcaattaaatttaattttactattcaTATTAGATAttctaatatttattaattttcatttttatatatttttattatatatctaataataatatttttattagattttgaccCATACTTTAAAGCACGAGAtagatttttattcaaaaacttATTTACTGGAAATTAGAAATCTTATACATATgtatatcttttataaaaacataagctattaaagtaaatataataaaaatttacatgaatataattttattaaaataagataatttatttatataacttacctcgtataaatttatttatattttaaaactttaaattatagtacatttttttttactttttatattggtaaaaactattttattattatattttttgtcatcattattatataaattaattattttcattctACCGTCTCATACTTgaataatatattaaactatgtggttttcccgtgctcatgcacgggtataaatgttaaaaaataatatcataataactgattatattatttttaaatcatttttatgttatatatatgctttgttataaataatattatattatgttaATTAAACTTATGATTCTACATATATAATGTCCAGTCAATTTGGTTATTGTTTGGATCTATTGGACTGGATCTACTTTTCAAATTTCaaccataatattttttgttattaatagaTTAAGTTTTGTCATTTGCATTTAAATGGTTGTTAagttatttttcaaatgttaaaaaataaatacccaAAACATTTATTGTGATATACTTTTGAGAAAtcattttctataaataaaatattaagttactttgaattcatatattttaaatttgtatagtttgataaaaatataaagaaactgtaaaagaaaatttgtaatttaataaaaaaacattttgcaagaaaataagtaaataacccagtaatattaattaaaaagatttttatttcattaaatatatttatttttatgttatctaaattatctttaatcatctaataaaatagattgatataaataaaatattgttattactgttataatatttattattattttatgataatgtttaaaatggaatatatttttttaatatcaagattattttttgttaactttctttttatataaccaaattatgtatgatatttatttttcgttttttaatttattattttctttttaacactTTTCCATTATTGAAAAGATATAAAGAAAAACGgaaactaattttttatatattgttaacaattaaatatgatatttttaattcagtaatgataattttgtaattaactATCGCAATAATCAACGTGGGCactaatactaaaaaaatagtttttcaaataatattatagatattcatcaatcataattttatattctaGTTTTTAAGCAAATAAATTAGAATAAGTTATGATCATCCATAactaaatatgaattttaatattacgtgaaaagaatatatgttacgtgatgattttctaattaattaatgGTTATATATTGAGTTGTGCCTTTAATAAGGGGTatgtaaaaatcaaatatattcttAGTCATGATTTCATTCCATTTATTgtcaatgtatatatttaaaattagaatctTAGATAATtgttttatctatttcttttggttaaatgtattatattaacttataaaaaattactaaaaatcatagaaaattgtatagttagcaaagactaaaactaaacaatatttataaaaaattagatatctaaAACAGCTAATGatattactattaaaatttatatttttttgaaaatgcagaaaattttagataataaaaacattatatttataaaagtaaaattaaataatatttcgaaattaaaaatgtcatatttgaatatatttattttagtgatgatttatgaattattaccatattctaaaaaaattaccaaaaatataaatcaagattaaatgtaatatatgagttactgccatattttaaaaagttttccaaaaatatatatcagcattaattGTAATTGTACATGTcttatttaaccatatgacatgtcatcaattttaatagccacgtcacattTGTTTTTgcgaaaacgattgtagagaagacatgtggcaaatcacttcgcaaataatgtctagggaattattttaatattttaattaaattatgtatattaaCTTATGAagttatttattagtttttatattttactttaatattgttttaataagttgaagtatgttgtaaaattcatgaatatattttattctgttattttataaatattatagaaattttatttctcaATATATAGATGAAAAATGAATTagtattaatgtttttaattatagttaatattaattctgacttttattatttaaaagtaaatattaaaaataaatgtatatttacattttaattaaaagatattattaaaatctaattagatatcttatttttaaaatataaaaataatttgttagatataatatatatatataaagttagtCGCaggagaataaataaaaattaaataattgtaaTAGTTCAATATAGACTACTTGTAAGTAGATAAATATTGCTTCTGTTTTAACTAATAGTATTGATACTTTTTggtaaatattaataaattactaCTTAATAATCATTTTTTGGTAAAGCCactcttttcttcttccaaaTTTCTTTCTCAAACTAAAAGGCAGTTTAGGTCTGCagcaccttttttttttttaacacctgTCTGCAGCACCTAGATGATAAAGTTTTGGACTATGAAAATGTATTGAGAATCTAATACTCTGATTCTAAGAACTATTATGTTGTGCTTTCATTCCGATTCTTATAAACTGATCTTTACAAATTgtgctttctttttttattcgTGACAAAACTACATAATCAGTATAATCATAATTCTTAAGAAAAACTAACCCATCCTTTTATAAGAACATCTTGATAAAGCCATTAGAAGAAGCTAAGGtggagaaggagatggaggaagaaCATTTCCATCTTTCTCTATAAGAAGATCCAAACTCTCTGTTTCAacagtttctttttcttcattttctccttcttcttctgattcGGATTCAGGTTCGATATTCTTGCGGAAAACATGGCACAAAACCCAATCAGTCTCTGAAATTGTCAATGGGAGGCTAAATTCATCCATGAACCAATTGTATTGTGGAGGTTCGTCTTCATCTGACAAAAGAATATCGTTTGGCTCCTCTTCATGATCAATGAAAGTGAATATACGTTTGATACCGACTAATGTATCATAATTCTTTGGATCTAACACACCAGTTTCTTCTCCGATTTGTTTCCAAATACTATGAGAGTTGGGAGTAACTTGGCTGTCAAGTTTTCTGCAATAAAAGTACCAATGCGTTTCTCTTGGATAGCCTGAAAGAACAAAtagagatagagatagagatCAAACATTAGTTCACTACCCCATAAGCAAATCCCTGACGATGGAACACGAAACCTAGAAAGAAAATCTGGTTAATCTTGTCACAAAATTTAGGTTTATAGGATTGGTGAAAACTTACCAGGCAAGTCACGAGGATGTCTTGAGAAGATATCATGACACTCTTCAGGTACAATGGGAGATCCCATTGGTTGTTCCAGAGCTTTTCTCGTCaagaaatattttgaaatctcaCAATCTGTTGGACGAAACCTGAATCCTACAGGCAAAGCTTTGTGTTTTGGTTCCATAAGAGTATTCAATGGCTAAAAGTTTGTGATAAGAGTGATATTGTGAATCCTTATTGAATGATTATATATAGTGTCGGAGCTCTTTCGTAAGAGCATGTCCAACCGTTGCTTTTTCATAGGGTtctaagaaattttaaatattaaaataattagcatAAGGAAAGATAatatcaaaaaacgttttttttttgcgaaGGACTTTTAGAAACAGTTTTATACCTTGTGTTGCCATATGTCATGATATAAATGGCTTATCatttacaaacaaaataaattttaatcagaaaattttataatgttattatttaatGGTTAATATACTGATTTTTTAGAACTTCACCGTTGGTGATGCTCAAGGACAActacaaattaaacaaaaaaaaagagagtgcATATGATAATGCATGCGTTGGCCATATTTATAGTATTATATTCTAGCACAAGACaattagattattattattgcattggaaaaactacaaaaatgattcatatattaataaatatatagaaatgaGAAAGCTAAAAATAGAGTCAACTTTTCTCATACTCTTATTTCTCTACGCACAATCTCTTATGGATTTCATTGATCTTCTATaccttttttttataattctataTTTGATCAAAACACAAAATCCCTAATCAAATTCTCCTCCCTCTTCAAAATTAAACCCTAACCCCCTCCATGGATTAGTGAACCCATGAGCAAGTATTTAACTTCTATacctttcaaatttgaaaaaaatatattttaaaatcgtttttaaccatattttaatgattttcgtgaaaatatgaaaacacatttttttatttttgaaatatttttatcaaattctataaatcaaataaaaaatatttacgtttccgatttaatttatgatttttcgttatacatataaaattaaaagaacaaAACTGTCTAATAGATAACTATAATGAAAAGAAAAGGATTCTAATTTTGATTGGTAAATATAatattcttctcctcttcaccagtaaatataattattgtatGAAACTATTAATCACagatatttttaagaaatcacAAATGTTATGATAAACACTACGCTGAATTAATCCGCCTGATAATTAAATTGgatttctaaattttgtttggCGAGGtgaatcaattttatttttgttttgtttatatcaAAGAGACTTTCTGTTGTGGCTATTGGAATTGGATTCTTGAATTTGATACTGATGAAGAGGAAAGAAtgtcttttgttttcttcataGTTAAGGCAGAGAAGAGGGAGAACAACGAGTTGTAGTTTGATTGGAACTTCAAGCATCCATTTgaaaggtttggatgaaagacacATACTGTCATTGGGATATAATTAAGAATAGTTTTGTCTTAAAATAGTGAATTTGAAAGACTCAAACCATTATTAccaaaattatatgaaaatgtatttttttctaaaattacgGAGCCTTGAAATTTTTTATGACCATATTTTCTATAAGAATTATATTCGATATTACTCACTCACAATAAAAgacttataaattaataatgtcaggagtataattttattaatttagtaatatattattttattaaaagatttaCTAGATTGAAAACTTTAATTTAGTatcagaaaatattttaatttatcaatataACAATTTAGCAAATACttaaagtaattaaaattttgaattatatatatattttttaaaaactcatatattttgcattatataattaatttactaaatggaatttatgttttaataatcaACCcatgtaaattaatttataaactgattcaTGTGAATATCAAACAGTATGAAAGTTGCAGATTTATATACAGTTTAGCTATTGGGGCAAGAAccgagaagaagagaaaaaagtagaaagaaaatcaaatcctaaagaaaaaaaaagcacatgataaaagaaagaaaagatacAAAGATATtcaatcagaaaaaaaaaaacataggtAATAATGATATCAATTAATGTTGTATCAAAACTGCGAGAGAAGCCTGAGAAGAAAatcaatctccttttgtgaAAACTCAGGCCTTGTATTAATGGCAGCAACATCATCCTTTGACCctgatgatggtgatggtgatctTATCATCATGAGTGTAACTGACTCAGAAATCTCCTCAACAAAGTCTACAATCACTCCTTCAATCCCCATCACATATTGCATGTACACTGCCTCTCCCACATTGCTGCAACATACCCGTTTATAATCAATACATCAACTCGGAGCTTAGAGAGTTTGGCTGTGCAAAATGAAGAAAGGAATGAAGAAAGCTTTACTTGAGTTTGCCGTATGTGAGGAGAGAGAGGTTGGACTCTTTGATTTTGGAAATGGCTGATGGGTTTCTGAAAACTCCTTTAACCTCTGAAACAATACCTTGTAGCTTTCCTTCCAAGCAAACTTTGATGGCTTCTTCCAGTGAGTTTCTTCTCTCGTCATTGTACATTTGGTTCCCCGCATTAGTCAGAAAGAAAACCTaagaaaacaaaccaaaacaatCATGATTAGCGGTTGCATCAAAATGGATGCATTTGGTGAAAATTAGGATTAAATAAGTTTTGAGATAGGAACATACCGGGTAAGTGCTCTGCAGTTCCCTAACAAGCTGTGCTGCATCTGGTTGGAAACTTGAGAAGATCACTGGTCTGTCTTTGGCATAATCAAACACCACCTGTAGTTTGTGCCACACGTACCAAATggaaacaggaaaaaaaaaaggttatgaCCTTTTTtcctaataaataataataccCTTAGAATTGGTTGGACTTAGTTTTATGATCATACCTGCAGAACTGTTCTCAAGACATGGACGAGAAACTCTCGCTCATAAACAACCTGATCATCGAATTTCAACTCGATATTGAACCCTAGAGATCGCTCAACACGTTCAAAAGCTTCTTGTAGCGTGCAAAGGGGATCATCAGAGTCAACGTCCCATCTCAAAACCTGACCTTCTTTGGATTTCCTCATAAGGGTCTTCCCTGATTTCTCAGCTTCTTTCTGAGGTCCATAGAGGAGGAACTCAGAAAGGCTCAGATCAGTCACTCTACTCTCATTAACAACACCCTGAACACAAAATGCagaaaaaaacaagatccatctatataagatatttgttgttttgGGCAAATCATAAGATCTAATCTTGCATTAGGATAAAAAAGAATCAAGATCTAAGAGAAGACTCACATTCTCTTGAGAGTAGATGAAATCATCATGGAAAATGACAGGACAATCATCTTTTGTCACCTACAAAAAGAAACAACCACACAAAGCTCGTGGATTCACTTTCTTGGCCATCCTCTTTCTCCCATCTTCTTGTTCATATCAATTCTAAGAAACTATAAATAGCATCCCcaggaaaaaaatatcaaaaatcagAATATTGTTTTACACAAACTTGGCTGCAGAATTAAAAGAGAGGATAGAGTTTTCTTTAAACCCTCTGGTTCTCCGATCAGATGACTGCAACACATTCATACCATTTCCTCTGTGTCCAATCACAGAGAATCCAGGCATCTTAAACGGTTTCGGTTTGCTCAAATCTAAACCGGAGGGACTCATAcctgaataagaagaagagtgTAATTAGCAAACGATGAAGGGTTTCTATTTATATTACAAAAATCATCATATATCTACTTGCCAAAACTAGTAAAATCCTGTAATAACTACTATcattaaaatcagattttccATTGGGTTGCCTTGGTACACAAGGTAGGGGTTTCGAT
The sequence above is drawn from the Raphanus sativus cultivar WK10039 chromosome 7, ASM80110v3, whole genome shotgun sequence genome and encodes:
- the LOC108816454 gene encoding NAC domain-containing protein 104-like, giving the protein MEPKHKALPVGFRFRPTDCEISKYFLTRKALEQPMGSPIVPEECHDIFSRHPRDLPGYPRETHWYFYCRKLDSQVTPNSHSIWKQIGEETGVLDPKNYDTLVGIKRIFTFIDHEEEPNDILLSDEDEPPQYNWFMDEFSLPLTISETDWVLCHVFRKNIEPESESEEEGENEEKETVETESLDLLIEKDGNVLPPSPSPP
- the LOC108816246 gene encoding glycerophosphodiester phosphodiesterase GDPD2, translating into MRKSKEGQVLRWDVDSDDPLCTLQEAFERVERSLGFNIELKFDDQVVYEREFLVHVLRTVLQVVFDYAKDRPVIFSSFQPDAAQLVRELQSTYPVFFLTNAGNQMYNDERRNSLEEAIKVCLEGKLQGIVSEVKGVFRNPSAISKIKESNLSLLTYGKLNNVGEAVYMQYVMGIEGVIVDFVEEISESVTLMMIRSPSPSSGSKDDVAAINTRPEFSQKEIDFLLRLLSQF